A single genomic interval of Brevundimonas diminuta harbors:
- a CDS encoding PepSY-associated TM helix domain-containing protein → MGAIRTLHAWAGTALSILAVVLGLTGSLLVFEDDWIRATVPAARAEIDLDAARLGAALDRLEAAEPRLTSVVLPGGAVGVHRLYLAEDGFGYADPDGKVVDRWWGPARAETWIFDLHHELLAGHTGKLVAGGAGLTLAVMILTGLIVWIPAWRATGWRVWPRSGARRELIGSHRNLGLIFAIPLVVFSLTGAAIVFHGTTQALLGAVPTPPAPVVGTGDVDWAHALTEAQARFPEAIPRMVVRPAAPGKPATIRLKQPGEWHPNGRTTVTIDPATSRAVATSDANALPTGVRAYNAFYPLHASSVGGWLYSAVTALSGVAMAALGVVGAWAFLGKPRRRSPRSKPTR, encoded by the coding sequence ATGGGCGCGATCCGCACGCTCCACGCCTGGGCCGGGACCGCCCTCTCGATCCTGGCCGTGGTGTTGGGCCTGACGGGATCGTTGCTGGTGTTCGAGGACGACTGGATCCGCGCCACCGTCCCCGCCGCGCGCGCCGAGATCGATCTCGATGCCGCCCGTCTGGGTGCGGCGCTGGACCGGCTCGAGGCAGCCGAGCCCCGCCTCACCTCGGTGGTCCTGCCGGGCGGGGCGGTCGGCGTTCACCGGCTCTACCTGGCCGAGGACGGTTTCGGCTACGCCGACCCCGACGGCAAGGTGGTGGACCGCTGGTGGGGCCCGGCGCGAGCCGAGACATGGATCTTCGACCTTCACCACGAGCTGCTGGCCGGTCACACCGGCAAGCTGGTTGCCGGCGGCGCCGGCCTGACCCTGGCGGTGATGATCCTGACCGGCCTGATCGTCTGGATTCCCGCCTGGCGCGCCACCGGCTGGCGGGTCTGGCCCCGCTCGGGGGCCCGGCGCGAACTGATCGGCAGCCATCGCAATCTCGGCCTGATCTTCGCCATCCCGCTGGTCGTCTTCAGCCTCACCGGTGCGGCGATCGTCTTTCACGGCACGACCCAGGCCCTGCTGGGGGCTGTCCCGACGCCGCCGGCGCCGGTGGTCGGGACCGGGGACGTCGACTGGGCCCACGCCCTGACAGAGGCCCAGGCCCGCTTCCCCGAAGCGATCCCGCGCATGGTTGTCCGCCCCGCCGCACCGGGCAAGCCCGCCACGATCCGTCTGAAGCAGCCCGGCGAGTGGCATCCCAACGGCCGCACCACCGTGACCATCGATCCGGCCACCAGCCGGGCGGTCGCGACCTCCGACGCCAACGCCCTGCCGACCGGCGTCCGGGCCTACAACGCCTTCTACCCCCTGCACGCCAGTTCGGTCGGCGGCTGGCTCTATAGCGCGGTGACGGCGCTCAGCGGCGTCGCCATGGCGGCCCTGGGGGTGGTCGGCGCCTGGGCCTTCCTCGGAAAGCCCCGACGCCGCTCGCCTCGATCGAAACCGACCCGCTGA
- the copD gene encoding copper homeostasis membrane protein CopD, whose amino-acid sequence METTVVLLRLGQYIGAVLLFGVPLFFAFRMPMSDAAAERWPRTTLLVAAVATVLAALANLVVQTAVMAGSLTEALKPESLSYVAFGTGLGVGFLVRAAMALLAAVLLISLKPGRGGWIVLTVVGAVVSASLAWTGHGAATEGAGRWPHLIADVVHALAAGLWLGSLVALFLMLRTRHGHAAGAPVTHAALEGFAGLGTLAVVLLTITGLVNSAYLIGFSRLGSLLTTPYGVLLILKLVLFAGMLALAASNRFVLTPHLGSALEDDHARPLALRRLRRSLALETVLAALLLLIVAIMGTQAPPAAMM is encoded by the coding sequence ATGGAGACAACGGTCGTCCTGCTGAGGCTGGGGCAGTACATCGGCGCCGTCCTGCTGTTTGGCGTCCCCCTGTTCTTCGCGTTCAGGATGCCCATGTCGGACGCGGCCGCCGAAAGGTGGCCGCGAACGACGCTGCTGGTCGCCGCCGTGGCGACCGTCCTGGCTGCTCTCGCCAACCTCGTGGTCCAAACCGCCGTGATGGCGGGATCGCTGACCGAGGCGCTGAAGCCGGAGTCGCTGTCCTACGTGGCATTCGGCACGGGCCTGGGCGTCGGCTTCCTGGTTCGCGCGGCGATGGCCCTTTTGGCCGCCGTTCTGCTGATCAGTCTGAAACCGGGACGCGGCGGCTGGATCGTGCTGACCGTCGTCGGCGCTGTGGTCAGCGCCAGCCTGGCCTGGACCGGTCACGGCGCGGCGACGGAAGGCGCGGGCCGCTGGCCGCATCTGATCGCCGATGTCGTTCACGCGCTCGCCGCCGGACTCTGGCTCGGCAGTCTGGTCGCGTTGTTCCTGATGCTGCGGACCCGCCACGGGCACGCGGCGGGCGCGCCGGTGACTCACGCCGCCCTGGAGGGGTTCGCCGGTCTGGGAACGCTCGCCGTCGTCCTGCTGACGATCACGGGTCTGGTGAACAGCGCCTATCTGATCGGGTTCAGCCGGCTCGGGAGCCTGTTGACGACGCCCTACGGCGTTCTTCTGATCCTGAAACTCGTCCTGTTCGCCGGCATGCTGGCCCTAGCGGCCTCGAACCGCTTTGTCCTGACCCCGCATCTCGGATCGGCGCTCGAAGACGATCACGCCCGTCCGCTCGCCTTGCGCCGCCTGCGGCGCAGCCTGGCGCTGGAGACCGTGCTGGCGGCCCTGCTGCTTCTGATCGTGGCGATCATGGGTACCCAGGCGCCCCCCGCCGCCATGATGTGA
- a CDS encoding chromate transporter encodes MCRPAGRIAQAPWRTSLYPAWFSGALFLRFLRIGFTVCGGPVVPVVMARCELMGKARGISSDRLNRLLAFTQALVGPEAHELSTMRRRAVIGEFSRDARVPRLGDRRGGA; translated from the coding sequence GTGTGCAGACCGGCAGGTCGGATAGCGCAGGCGCCGTGGCGCACCAGCCTCTACCCCGCGTGGTTCTCAGGCGCCCTGTTCCTTCGATTCTTGAGGATCGGGTTCACAGTCTGCGGCGGGCCTGTGGTGCCTGTCGTTATGGCGCGTTGCGAACTGATGGGTAAGGCTCGCGGGATATCCAGTGACCGGTTGAACCGACTGCTAGCGTTTACGCAGGCGCTGGTGGGCCCCGAAGCGCATGAACTTTCGACTATGCGCCGACGAGCAGTAATCGGCGAATTCTCGCGTGATGCTCGAGTTCCGCGTCTAGGCGATCGGCGAGGCGGCGCTTAG
- a CDS encoding DUF4198 domain-containing protein: MNTRLMLTLATSLSLVAGGAVAHDFFLIPERFVGPAGQPLIVHATSSSDFPALNVGSPLARVGEARAMVNGRPAQVAVDAHRQSLRLTVSSADEGMAAVTLQTVWGESNWRPDQVETYLDEHPFSAEDIATVHRLLPAGATLQIRSRRLAKSLVCFQTCTPIPQGPTGLEVEFLPLFEPGQSMPAGFQLIRNGEPLAAHPVTIRFGPRERRTVVTDADGRLKLQDGVSGPIMLVAVTIDAPSQPGERFVTNNATLTFNAPV, encoded by the coding sequence ATGAACACTCGTCTGATGCTGACCTTGGCCACGAGCCTCAGCCTCGTCGCCGGCGGCGCGGTCGCCCACGACTTCTTTCTCATCCCCGAGCGCTTTGTCGGACCGGCCGGACAACCGCTTATCGTTCACGCGACCTCGTCGTCAGATTTTCCCGCTCTCAATGTCGGTTCGCCGCTGGCGCGGGTCGGAGAAGCACGAGCGATGGTGAACGGCAGGCCCGCCCAAGTCGCCGTGGACGCCCATCGGCAATCCCTCCGTTTAACCGTCTCCAGCGCCGACGAGGGCATGGCCGCGGTCACTCTTCAGACGGTTTGGGGCGAGTCCAACTGGCGCCCTGACCAGGTCGAGACCTACCTTGACGAGCACCCGTTCTCGGCGGAGGACATCGCGACAGTCCATCGTTTGCTTCCCGCTGGCGCGACGCTCCAGATCCGATCGCGCCGCCTAGCGAAATCTCTCGTGTGTTTCCAGACCTGCACCCCGATCCCGCAGGGCCCAACGGGTTTGGAGGTGGAGTTTCTGCCGCTGTTCGAACCGGGTCAATCGATGCCCGCCGGCTTTCAGCTGATCAGAAACGGTGAGCCGTTAGCGGCGCACCCCGTCACTATCCGTTTCGGCCCTCGCGAACGTCGCACGGTCGTCACCGACGCCGACGGCCGGTTGAAGCTTCAGGATGGCGTGAGCGGCCCCATCATGCTGGTCGCGGTAACTATTGACGCGCCGTCGCAACCCGGAGAGCGGTTTGTCACCAACAACGCGACCTTGACCTTCAACGCGCCGGTCTAG
- a CDS encoding TonB-dependent receptor domain-containing protein: MANKFFRSRLVASSVLTGITIVATATALPVAAQNRPSSETSSSEPAAELEAVVVTGSRIARQDYIANSPIVTVTQEDFQATGSVNIESLINELPQFTALGNAASNSPNLAGQANVQLRGLGSTRTLVLLDGRRIVPSNASSVVDLNLLPTPLIASVETITGGASSTYGSDAVGGVLNFLLDRRFEGFKLDAQYGASDQGDAEAEAVSLTLGGDFAEGRGRAVLSASYSNRASVLNASRSFSLIGGFAGTSPLGSTVFDASNLPTAAAVNAAVSGAARGDTFGFNNNGTLFTYQGARDYVSPGGIDYEGFRKPGPLQQTDFTYSTVDRNYLIIPQTRYNVYAAASYELTEAVEFYTDVLFSQYQAGNQLASNPGTGPTTGFRIPSTNPFIPTELRGVLNSRPNPAGSFRLDKRFNELGPRRQNENYSVYQITTGLRGDLVGLRDWTYDAYLTYGRVDNDTNYTGYLSRSAIQRLLEASDGGASLCTGGFNPFGANPLSASCIAYVSRVPRNKTTNDQRVVEANLQGGLFTLPTGEVRAAVGAAYREQNYDFSPDNLLISTFTLNGVTGPELAGNSGTPLSGSDTVSELYAEVLIPLLADLPFIRQLETNLGYRVSDYDTIGQVASYKADLSWEAIDGLRLRGGVQRAVRAPSIGELFAAQNLSFPSIGVPVSSTGVRQFSGDPCDIRGAYRAPGAANAGQVRSLCLAQNVPAQVIDSYTFSNSQVSGVTGGNPDLQEETADSFTVGAILQSPLSSAWLSGVSGSIDYYDITIEQVVGTVSTTEQLRRCYNQDGVSNPTYDPNNVFCRLFSRDPNSGQITSTFETNANLGTLKTKGIDFQIDWRLDLTDIGAPDWGALALNVTGTRLLEWERQDIPGGPYTDRKGTVSNSFGLTLPEWKALSTLNWTQDPWTLGLRWRYQGEVENFNNRSQVIDAIHYFDLNAGFEINSTVSLRAGVNNLTDEQPPVYAPAIAANTDPSTYDLVGRRYYVGLTARF; encoded by the coding sequence TTGGCCAATAAGTTTTTCAGGAGCCGGCTCGTCGCCTCCTCTGTCCTGACCGGAATCACGATCGTGGCGACAGCGACGGCCCTGCCTGTCGCGGCGCAAAACCGTCCCTCCTCCGAGACATCGTCATCCGAACCGGCCGCAGAGCTGGAAGCTGTTGTCGTCACCGGGTCTCGCATCGCCCGACAGGACTACATCGCCAACAGCCCGATCGTGACCGTGACCCAAGAGGATTTCCAGGCGACGGGATCGGTCAACATCGAGAGCTTGATCAACGAATTGCCGCAGTTCACGGCCTTGGGCAACGCGGCCTCTAACAGCCCAAATCTGGCGGGCCAAGCCAATGTGCAACTCCGTGGTCTTGGATCGACGCGAACCCTCGTTCTTCTCGACGGGCGCCGGATAGTCCCATCCAACGCCTCGTCGGTCGTCGATCTCAACCTGTTGCCCACCCCCCTGATCGCTAGCGTCGAGACGATCACGGGCGGAGCCTCCTCGACCTACGGATCGGACGCGGTGGGCGGCGTGCTCAACTTCCTGCTCGACCGCCGCTTTGAAGGCTTCAAGCTAGACGCTCAGTACGGGGCCTCCGACCAGGGCGACGCGGAGGCGGAGGCGGTCAGCCTAACGCTCGGCGGGGACTTCGCCGAGGGACGGGGTCGCGCTGTTCTTTCGGCCAGCTATTCCAACCGGGCGTCCGTGCTCAACGCCAGTCGCTCTTTCTCGCTCATCGGCGGGTTCGCCGGCACCTCGCCGCTCGGGTCGACGGTGTTCGACGCCTCAAACTTGCCGACAGCCGCCGCCGTCAACGCCGCCGTTTCCGGCGCTGCACGGGGCGATACGTTCGGCTTCAACAACAACGGAACCTTGTTCACCTATCAGGGCGCGCGCGATTACGTGAGTCCCGGCGGTATAGACTATGAGGGGTTCCGCAAGCCGGGTCCGTTGCAGCAGACGGACTTCACCTACAGCACCGTTGATCGCAACTATCTGATTATTCCCCAGACCCGGTACAATGTGTATGCGGCCGCGAGCTACGAGCTCACCGAAGCGGTCGAGTTTTACACGGACGTCTTGTTTTCTCAGTATCAGGCCGGCAACCAGCTCGCGTCCAACCCGGGTACCGGCCCCACTACGGGCTTCCGTATCCCATCTACCAATCCGTTCATTCCTACTGAACTGCGCGGTGTCCTCAACTCGCGACCCAATCCGGCCGGGAGTTTCCGCCTCGACAAACGATTCAACGAGCTCGGTCCGCGCCGCCAGAACGAAAATTACAGCGTCTACCAGATCACCACGGGCTTACGCGGCGATCTGGTCGGTCTGCGCGACTGGACCTACGACGCCTACTTGACCTATGGCCGGGTAGACAACGACACCAATTACACTGGCTATCTCTCTCGCTCCGCCATTCAGCGGCTCCTGGAGGCGTCAGACGGCGGCGCGTCGCTCTGCACCGGCGGTTTCAACCCCTTCGGCGCCAATCCGTTGAGCGCCAGCTGTATCGCCTATGTCAGCCGGGTGCCGCGCAATAAAACTACGAACGATCAGCGTGTAGTGGAAGCCAATCTGCAGGGTGGGCTGTTCACCCTGCCCACCGGCGAGGTGCGCGCGGCTGTCGGCGCGGCCTACCGAGAGCAGAACTACGACTTTTCGCCCGACAACCTGCTGATCAGCACCTTTACCCTTAACGGCGTCACCGGACCTGAACTGGCCGGCAACTCCGGCACGCCGCTGTCGGGATCGGATACGGTGTCGGAACTCTATGCCGAGGTACTGATCCCGCTGCTCGCCGACCTGCCGTTCATTCGCCAGCTTGAGACCAACCTCGGCTACCGTGTGTCAGACTATGACACCATCGGACAGGTCGCGTCTTACAAGGCGGACCTCAGCTGGGAGGCGATCGACGGGCTGCGGCTGCGCGGCGGTGTGCAACGCGCGGTGCGCGCGCCCTCGATCGGGGAGCTTTTCGCCGCCCAGAACCTGAGCTTCCCGTCGATCGGCGTACCCGTGTCCTCGACCGGGGTGCGGCAGTTCTCCGGCGACCCCTGCGACATCCGCGGCGCCTATCGCGCGCCCGGCGCCGCGAACGCCGGCCAGGTGCGGAGCCTCTGTCTGGCGCAGAATGTCCCGGCGCAGGTGATCGACTCCTACACCTTCTCCAACTCGCAAGTGTCGGGCGTAACCGGCGGGAATCCCGACCTGCAGGAGGAGACCGCGGACTCCTTCACGGTCGGCGCGATCTTACAGTCGCCGTTGTCTAGCGCGTGGCTTAGCGGCGTATCCGGATCCATCGACTACTATGACATCACCATCGAGCAGGTGGTCGGCACGGTCTCGACGACCGAACAGCTGCGCCGCTGCTACAATCAGGACGGCGTCTCCAACCCGACCTACGATCCGAACAACGTGTTCTGCCGCCTGTTCAGCCGGGATCCGAACTCCGGCCAGATCACCAGCACGTTCGAGACAAATGCCAACCTGGGCACGCTGAAGACCAAGGGGATCGACTTCCAGATCGACTGGCGGCTCGATCTGACCGACATAGGCGCACCAGACTGGGGCGCCCTAGCCCTCAACGTCACTGGCACCCGGCTGCTGGAATGGGAGCGGCAGGACATCCCGGGCGGCCCCTACACCGATCGCAAAGGCACCGTTTCCAACAGCTTCGGTCTAACCCTCCCGGAATGGAAGGCGCTCTCGACCCTGAACTGGACTCAGGATCCGTGGACCCTCGGTCTGCGCTGGCGTTACCAAGGCGAGGTCGAGAACTTCAACAATCGAAGCCAAGTCATCGACGCCATCCACTATTTCGATCTGAACGCTGGATTTGAGATCAACTCGACCGTCTCACTTCGCGCGGGCGTCAACAATCTGACGGACGAACAGCCGCCCGTCTATGCGCCCGCGATCGCCGCCAATACCGACCCGTCCACCTACGATCTGGTCGGACGCCGATACTACGTCGGACTGACGGCTCGCTTCTGA
- the copC gene encoding copper homeostasis periplasmic binding protein CopC, whose protein sequence is MTRFKIASLAATVAALSLVAGQADAHARLVSATPAAGAAVAAPRTISLTFSERVAPAFSGFDLVNAAGATIRVQTRVSEDGKTISGAPARPLAAGAYVVNWRVASPDGHRMTGSTNFSVR, encoded by the coding sequence TTGACCCGTTTCAAAATCGCATCGCTCGCCGCGACCGTCGCGGCGCTTTCCCTGGTCGCCGGTCAGGCGGATGCACACGCGCGTCTCGTGAGCGCCACGCCGGCCGCCGGCGCTGCGGTCGCGGCGCCGCGCACCATCAGCCTCACCTTCAGCGAGCGCGTGGCGCCGGCCTTCTCCGGTTTCGATCTCGTCAATGCGGCGGGCGCGACCATCCGTGTCCAGACACGGGTGTCCGAGGACGGCAAGACGATCTCGGGCGCTCCGGCGAGGCCGTTGGCGGCCGGGGCCTACGTGGTCAACTGGCGGGTGGCGTCTCCGGACGGGCACCGGATGACGGGGTCCACCAACTTCTCGGTCCGCTGA
- a CDS encoding TonB-dependent receptor domain-containing protein, translating into MTVAGDRATGVSTTAVRGAPPGRQPSNAVTSAALSYTDRDLFGGVQRAQVFAHDYQGVFGGGSFPDFQDPRIAPVGTLFDQSANNSEKLGFKIDWQGQVPGLTGLKALVGLDGLRDRTYQELVLTGRNWVPETAYESLSPFLQLNQSVLAGRLSLSAGVRHESAKLKVDDFQTLYAYGPQTVAGGEPGFEETLFNVGAAFEVTPALLVYGSFAQGFTMPDVGRVLRGINRPNQDVDTFLNVEPVVSDNTEVGVEYRGARVELSAAVFRSEAERGSLLNRLPSGIFEVQRQATRIDGLELKGLWRATDALALGGSYAALDGQSDSDGDGDLDRDLNGANISPDRLLLWGEYETGPIALRLQAQTYLARDFDGEPGANGFEGYTVLDAVARYEAGFGTVSLGVQNLLDEQYISYFSDTQGPTDNLRFFAGRGRTATVTLTRSF; encoded by the coding sequence GTGACCGTGGCGGGCGACCGCGCGACGGGCGTCTCGACCACGGCTGTGCGCGGCGCGCCGCCGGGCCGGCAGCCGTCCAACGCCGTGACATCGGCGGCTCTGAGCTACACCGACCGCGACCTGTTCGGCGGCGTCCAGCGGGCCCAGGTCTTCGCCCACGATTACCAGGGCGTATTCGGCGGCGGCAGTTTCCCGGACTTCCAGGACCCCCGCATCGCTCCGGTTGGGACCCTGTTCGACCAGTCGGCCAACAATTCGGAAAAGCTGGGCTTCAAGATCGACTGGCAGGGCCAGGTTCCTGGCCTGACGGGCCTCAAGGCGCTGGTCGGTCTCGACGGCCTGCGTGACCGGACCTATCAGGAACTGGTCCTGACCGGGCGCAACTGGGTGCCGGAGACCGCCTACGAGAGCCTGTCGCCCTTCCTGCAGCTAAACCAGTCGGTCTTGGCCGGCCGCCTCAGCCTGTCGGCGGGCGTGCGGCATGAGTCGGCGAAGCTGAAAGTCGACGACTTCCAGACCCTGTACGCCTACGGCCCTCAGACGGTGGCGGGCGGCGAGCCGGGCTTCGAGGAGACGCTGTTCAACGTCGGCGCCGCCTTCGAGGTGACGCCGGCTCTCCTCGTCTACGGCTCCTTCGCCCAAGGCTTCACCATGCCGGACGTCGGTCGGGTGCTGCGCGGCATCAACCGTCCGAACCAGGACGTCGACACCTTCCTCAACGTCGAACCGGTCGTGTCGGACAACACCGAGGTCGGGGTCGAATACCGCGGCGCGCGCGTCGAACTGTCCGCCGCCGTGTTCCGGTCCGAGGCCGAACGCGGCTCGCTGCTGAACCGCCTGCCGTCGGGCATCTTCGAGGTGCAGCGCCAGGCCACACGGATCGATGGACTGGAGCTGAAGGGTCTATGGCGCGCCACGGACGCCCTCGCCCTGGGGGGCAGCTACGCCGCGCTCGACGGCCAGAGCGACAGCGACGGCGACGGCGACCTGGACCGCGACCTGAACGGAGCCAACATCTCGCCCGACCGCCTGCTGCTGTGGGGCGAGTACGAGACAGGCCCGATCGCCCTGCGCCTTCAGGCCCAGACCTATCTCGCACGCGACTTCGACGGCGAGCCCGGGGCCAACGGCTTCGAGGGCTATACGGTGCTCGACGCCGTGGCCCGCTATGAGGCGGGCTTCGGCACGGTGTCGCTGGGGGTGCAGAACCTGCTGGACGAGCAGTACATTTCCTATTTCTCGGACACACAGGGGCCGACCGACAATCTGCGCTTTTTCGCCGGTCGCGGGCGCACGGCCACCGTGACCCTGACGCGGAGCTTCTGA
- a CDS encoding acyltransferase family protein: protein MTEDPAPPERRRPPPIARGGWLDLLRFVVGAMIVLYHFREAAPIPLPLFHPVFDRGYLLTDFFIIDSGYVLARVYGERLANRRIPLSVFYRQRFLRVVPAHMTVSLALAGLVLTAAILGQTPSHPEWFDWSRFPAQFFLVQAYGVPGGEGWNASTWTLSALLGCYVSLPFLARAARGLSPWLILALGVGGLLAANLSAHAAFGLPIYEMPLRLGFLRAFPLFALGVAVALFARQVYCPPRLAAGLGGSAVVAVAGLQALGPHNLATLGLLTVIIFATGALPIRSPSRLVEHLALMAFAIFLTNEVIRIVWFGVLDAVDWRSWSPSVQWTAWAVGLAAAFGGAAVFRYAFDRPTQAWFNRPQSGSRSTSPAAKSPVPAL from the coding sequence ATGACGGAAGATCCAGCACCCCCGGAGCGCCGACGCCCGCCGCCGATCGCGCGCGGCGGCTGGCTCGACCTTCTGCGTTTCGTCGTGGGGGCGATGATCGTCCTCTATCACTTCCGCGAGGCCGCTCCGATCCCCTTGCCGCTCTTCCATCCGGTCTTCGACCGCGGCTATCTGCTGACCGACTTCTTCATCATCGACTCCGGCTACGTTCTCGCCCGCGTCTACGGCGAGCGGCTCGCGAACCGGCGAATTCCGCTTTCCGTCTTCTACCGTCAGCGATTTCTCAGGGTGGTTCCGGCCCACATGACCGTCAGCCTCGCCCTGGCGGGGCTGGTGCTGACGGCGGCGATCCTGGGCCAAACACCCAGCCACCCGGAATGGTTCGACTGGTCCCGGTTTCCCGCCCAGTTCTTTCTGGTGCAGGCCTATGGGGTGCCGGGCGGAGAGGGATGGAACGCGTCGACCTGGACGCTCTCGGCGCTCCTGGGCTGTTACGTCAGCCTGCCCTTCCTCGCTCGCGCGGCGCGCGGCCTGTCCCCATGGCTGATCCTCGCTCTTGGGGTGGGCGGGCTGCTCGCCGCCAACCTGTCCGCCCACGCCGCCTTCGGGTTGCCGATCTACGAGATGCCGTTGCGCCTCGGCTTCCTGCGGGCCTTTCCGCTGTTCGCCCTCGGCGTCGCCGTGGCTCTGTTCGCCCGGCAGGTCTATTGCCCGCCCCGTCTGGCCGCCGGTCTGGGCGGTTCCGCCGTGGTCGCTGTGGCGGGTCTGCAGGCTCTGGGACCCCATAATCTGGCGACCCTCGGCCTCCTGACCGTCATCATCTTCGCCACCGGGGCCTTGCCGATTCGGAGCCCGTCCAGGCTGGTCGAGCACCTCGCTTTGATGGCGTTCGCGATCTTCCTGACCAACGAAGTGATCCGGATCGTGTGGTTCGGCGTGCTCGACGCCGTCGATTGGCGGAGTTGGAGTCCGTCAGTGCAATGGACCGCCTGGGCGGTCGGCCTGGCCGCGGCTTTCGGCGGCGCCGCCGTCTTCCGCTACGCCTTCGACCGACCGACCCAGGCCTGGTTCAATCGTCCGCAGTCGGGGTCGCGATCGACCTCCCCCGCGGCCAAGTCTCCCGTTCCCGCGCTGTAG
- a CDS encoding TonB-dependent receptor plug domain-containing protein has translation MSPRLLATVALLPLLLAALPAAAQEGPTPDATLLDEVVVTASRIETPRSAIAATVELIDAEAIVQQTALAASAVDTVAALVPSFSPTRQKLSGFGETLRGRSPLYLVDGVPQSTPLRDDSRDGYTIDPFFIDRVEVIFGSNAIQGIGATGGWSTTSPPASRPRRRA, from the coding sequence ATGTCCCCTCGTCTCCTCGCCACCGTCGCCCTCCTGCCGCTGCTGCTGGCCGCGCTTCCCGCGGCGGCCCAGGAGGGGCCCACCCCGGACGCGACGCTTTTGGACGAGGTGGTGGTCACCGCCTCCCGGATCGAGACCCCGCGCTCCGCGATCGCCGCCACGGTCGAGCTCATCGACGCCGAGGCCATCGTCCAGCAGACGGCGCTGGCCGCCTCGGCCGTCGATACGGTGGCGGCCCTGGTGCCCTCCTTCTCGCCGACGCGGCAGAAGCTGTCGGGCTTCGGCGAGACCCTGCGCGGACGCTCGCCGCTCTATCTCGTCGACGGCGTGCCGCAGTCGACGCCGCTGCGCGACGACAGCCGCGACGGCTACACCATCGATCCCTTCTTCATCGACCGGGTCGAGGTCATCTTCGGCTCCAACGCCATCCAGGGCATCGGGGCCACCGGCGGGTGGTCAACTACGTCACCGCCCGCAAGCCGTCCGAGGCGGAGGGCCTGA
- a CDS encoding copper resistance CopC family protein, producing the protein MIRTLVLTAALAFAGAAAAQDPHAGHAMPAQAAAPQSGIVTVPADGAMTSGSPERFSVTFPHAMILKTVTLTAEGRAPVVVNAPAAPAAATVSVALPRLVAGTYRAAWTAEGADGHKMSGSVSFMVH; encoded by the coding sequence ATGATCCGCACCCTCGTCCTCACCGCAGCCCTGGCCTTCGCCGGAGCGGCCGCCGCCCAAGACCCGCACGCTGGCCATGCCATGCCGGCTCAAGCCGCCGCGCCGCAATCGGGCATCGTCACCGTCCCTGCCGATGGCGCCATGACATCCGGTTCGCCCGAACGCTTCAGCGTCACCTTCCCGCACGCGATGATTTTGAAGACCGTGACCCTCACCGCCGAAGGACGTGCCCCGGTCGTCGTCAACGCCCCTGCCGCGCCGGCCGCCGCGACCGTCAGCGTGGCCCTGCCCCGCCTCGTGGCGGGCACTTACAGGGCCGCCTGGACGGCGGAAGGCGCGGACGGGCACAAGATGTCCGGGTCTGTCAGCTTCATGGTTCACTAG
- a CDS encoding ammonium transporter family protein: MRVSNLLAAAGAILALSAGAALAAEGCDCCKDMAADAAMSCCDKMKSDASPPAEPAPPAPAPSDAPAPQGHADHN; this comes from the coding sequence ATGCGAGTTTCCAACCTGCTGGCCGCCGCCGGCGCGATCCTGGCCCTGAGCGCTGGAGCGGCCCTGGCCGCCGAAGGCTGCGACTGTTGCAAGGACATGGCCGCTGACGCCGCCATGAGCTGCTGCGACAAGATGAAGTCTGACGCTTCGCCGCCCGCCGAACCCGCGCCGCCCGCGCCGGCGCCCTCGGATGCTCCGGCTCCCCAAGGTCACGCCGACCATAACTGA
- a CDS encoding copper resistance protein B: protein MRQDFRLEGDDTTHLVLGLQGLAPYWWEIDAASFLSTEGNLTARVEAEYDQRITRRWILQPRLEIDASASDIPELELGSGLSSVEAGLRLRYEFRKELAPYVGVEWSRALGDTADYIKARGGEIDDTRFVVGLNAWF, encoded by the coding sequence GTGCGCCAGGACTTCCGCCTCGAGGGCGATGATACGACGCATCTGGTTCTCGGCCTTCAGGGTCTGGCGCCCTACTGGTGGGAGATCGACGCCGCCTCCTTCCTGTCGACCGAGGGGAACCTGACCGCTCGTGTCGAGGCCGAATACGACCAGCGCATCACCCGGCGCTGGATCCTCCAGCCGCGCCTTGAAATCGACGCCTCCGCCAGCGACATTCCGGAACTGGAGCTCGGTTCCGGTTTGTCCTCGGTCGAAGCGGGCCTGCGTCTCCGCTATGAGTTTCGCAAGGAGCTCGCCCCCTACGTCGGCGTCGAATGGAGCCGCGCGCTCGGCGATACCGCCGACTACATCAAAGCCCGAGGCGGCGAGATAGACGACACACGCTTCGTCGTCGGTCTCAACGCCTGGTTCTAA